The following nucleotide sequence is from Fibrobacter sp. UBA4297.
GAAAACAACACTGATAAGTGGATGAATGAAATCGCAGAATTTCAACCTAGAACACCCGTTTTTTGGGTATCCCGATTATACCATTATCTCGAAGATCAAACGATTTCCTTAAAAAAATTACTATCAAATAATCCAACAACTAATTTTGTAGAATGGTCAAGATGTAATCCGCAATTGATTGCAAAAAGCTGGAACGCTGCATCGCCTTATAACATCAAAAATTTCAGTGAAAATTACGAGCTCGTTCAAAACGACTTAGCCAATCCAATCATGTCAATAATACAAAATTTACAGCTATATTGGGAACATCGTTACATCAAGGAAAAATTACCCGAAAATAAACTACTAGCTATTCTACAACTTCTTTTAGATAATCACGCAGACCCATTAGTAATGATCGACGGAACAACTATCAATTTTTCGAAAGAGTTTAACGCACTACACCATGCCATATACAATGGATGGCTTGGAGGGGTAAAAATGATGGTTGAACACATAAAAAATAAAGCGAAATTTGACGAGGAACCATACTTGAAATTTGCAGTACAACAGGATCCTAAAAAATGTAGGCAAATAGTGGAATATCTGTCATCCCTTTAACAATCACAAATTCTAACCATTAAAAAGGAAAAATGGCGAAATTCGAAAGAATTCGCCATTTTTTTGCATTCAAAAAAAATCGTGAACTTTCTACACGTGCAATCCGGATTCGATTTAACAATATTCGGTAGGGAAACGCGGAAACACCCGCTTCTTTCACACAACCTATCGAGGTCTTTATGTCCCACATTTCCACCGACAAGCGCATTAACGATTTCTGCAACGCCCTCATTCGAAGCAAGCGTTGGGAATTCATCCAAGGCAAAACACACCCTTCGCTCAGGCACATCACAAAGGGTGGTTTCAAGACACTTATCGTGTCAAGTACGCCTAGCAACAACTACGCCTACGAAATGATGCGTCGCGAATACAACCATTACATTCGCGAGTTTCTCATTCAAACAGGTGTAATCCAAGCGACAGCCTAACCTACGCTTAGTAGCCGCGCATCTTGCACAATTTCAACAAATCATCATTTTAAAAAGGAAAAACCTATGAATTTCAAGACCATCGTCATTAATTGGCACATTACCGAGACCTGCAACTATCACTGCAAATTTTGCTTTGCTAAGTGGAACAAGCCTACAGAAATCTGGAGCAATCCGGAAAATGTACGGAATGTTCTTGCCAACATTAGCCAGCACTTTCGCAGCCAAGGCTATTTTCACATCCGTTTGAACATTGTCGGTGGTGAGCCGATTTTATTCCCCGAACGATTGTGGAACGTGGTAGAAACGGCATATTCTCATGAGATGGAAATTTCCATTATCACCAATGGCAGCCACCTCGAAAATATTCGACCTTTTGCACATCTGATTTCGCAAGTCGGGATTTCCATCGATTCGCTTGATCATGAGACCAATCTGAATATCGGTCGAGAATGTGGCGGCAAGACTATTCCGTTAGAGACTCTCCGTCAGAAAATTGAAGACATCCGCAAGGTTAATCCCGATATCAAAATTAAGTTGAATACGGTTGTAAGCATGCACAACTACAACGAAGTCCTCGTAGAGCGTTTTGCCGAACTCCATATCGACAAGTGGAAAATTCTGCGCCAAAGGCCATTCAACGGAAACCACGGCGTTAGCGATTACCAATTCTACGCCTTTCTCAGAAACAACTTCAATGAAAAATTCATGCAAACGAACGTACCGGAACATCGCGAGGATATGCTAACAGCATTCATTGGTTGCGAAGATATC
It contains:
- a CDS encoding viperin family antiviral radical SAM protein — its product is MNFKTIVINWHITETCNYHCKFCFAKWNKPTEIWSNPENVRNVLANISQHFRSQGYFHIRLNIVGGEPILFPERLWNVVETAYSHEMEISIITNGSHLENIRPFAHLISQVGISIDSLDHETNLNIGRECGGKTIPLETLRQKIEDIRKVNPDIKIKLNTVVSMHNYNEVLVERFAELHIDKWKILRQRPFNGNHGVSDYQFYAFLRNNFNEKFMQTNVPEHREDMLTAFIGCEDIEKPSEPQQVIFIEDNDAMTESYLMISPDGRLFQNGNIEYAYSRPLTEVPFAEALSDIKFDNEKFESRYGTWLTQDAVNKMERFFHVVEDDYGDFECFAELSDD